The sequence GCCTTTAAGTCGTGTCGTCCTATGATAGTTATTGATGGCACTCATTTGAAGGGCAAATACAAAGGTATCTTGTTTGTTGCTGTTGCAAAAGATGCAAATGAACAGATATTGCCTTTAGCTTTTGGGATTGCGGATAAAGAGTGTGATGCATCGTGGATTTGGTTTCTTAAGCGGCTACGGCATACTTTTGGTGTCCGTGATGAGTTACTGTTTGTTTCTGATCAGCATGTGAGTATCAAAAAAGCAATAGAGCATGTCTTTCCAGGAACCCCGCAGGCACTTTGTTCCTTTCACATACAGAGCAATCTAAAGCATTGGGGAAGTCATGTTGTTACTCTTTTCAAGTTAGCTGCAAGGGCGTacaagattgaggattttgaGCTACACATGGAGAATTTGAAGTCTGTTAAACCTCGTGCATATGAGAAGTTGATGAGCATTGGTCCAAGTAGATGGGCTCGTTCACACTGCCCGGTCCGTCGCTATATGCTCATGACCTCTAATCCTGCTGAGAGTTTGAACAATTGTCTCTGATGGTCTAGAAGGTTACCTGTTTGCACCCTTTTGGAGACTATCCGATCAAGGATTGGAACTTGGTTCTATGAACGATGGGTTCTTGCTATGGAAAGACCTCTCGAGCTGACAGATTGGGCATCTATGAGATTGGCTAAATCAGTTGATTTGGGATTGAGGATGTATGTCCAGCCAATCAATCCAACAAAGTTTGAGGTTACATCTGATAACAAGAGTTATGTTGTTGATCTTGGCAGTCACACATGCACGTGTCTTGTGTTCCAGTTCCAAATGATACCATGTCCTCATGATGCAGCTGCAATAGGGTCAGTATTGATTCtttgttttttatttgatttatttctgTTTTTTGTGGCCATGTGATTGAGTGCATTTTTGCTGCACgaatgacacttatggcactattagtgccataagtgccatataGTTCTGCACGATctttatgcttgtttatttacaataatgatatttatttgattcttcTTTTGATGCAGAAAGGTGAACCAGAACCCGTTGTCTTATGTGAATGATTACTTTTCAACTGCTACTCTCCGTGAAATATATTCTAGCGAGGTGATGCCACTACCGAATCCTGAAGATTGGTGCATTCCCGAGGATATTGCTTCGAGGGTTGTGCTAACACCAGGTGATGTTCAACAATCTGGGAGGCCGCGTGAGAAGAGGATGAAGAGTGGTGGTTCCAGCTCATCGAGCCGTCGTGTTTGTTCTCGATGCCATGAGAAAGGACATTATCAATCTACGTGCACTGCGGTCATGCAACTTACAGTGCAGGAAGAAGTCAGCAGCAGTGAGTCATGTGTTAGTGGTACAAAAAAGAGACGATGCAGCCTTTGTAGATCTGACGATCATAACCGTGTAACCTGTCCTCTTAGGCTTAGTTGAagcttttaaaatttttatatattgacaTGTTTCATTGTTCATTTGAATTATGTAATGTTGACCTTTTATAGGTGTTTGTCATTGTTGGAATCTGTTATCGAATCTGTCAGATGCTTGCAAGTCCcatttggcacttatggcactattagtgccataagtgccatttGGGCCATTTTACTTGTTTATGTTTTCCGAAGACACTtgtggcactattagtgtcataagtgccaagagaACCATTGAGTTTTGGAATATcctttagcacttatggcactaatagtgccataagtgccaagagggCAATTTTATTTCCAAAAACACTTGTTTTTTGGGATATCCTTTATTAGGGCTATAAGTGCCAAGAGGGCcattttactttgttttatttttcgttTCCGCAAGCACTTATTTTGGATATCCTTAAGCACTtctggcactaatagtgccataagtgtcaaacCTGCTATGTACTTGACAATCCAAACCTTTAGGGTTCTGACTAAAACATACCATATATATCACATAATCAAAATAAACTAACTGATCACCAAGTTCTTTATCAAGCCTAAATTGATTATCAAGTATGCTAGAAATTGTTTTACAAATATAAACTGATTGTTCATTCACGAAGATTGGCTGCCGCAACGCCTTCACCGTCATCTTCGCCTTCACCGGCATCCTCTTGttcatcttcatcatccaaGGGCTCAAAGGTACTTGGATCCGTGCTGAATTTGTAGATGCTTTCTGCTATCTTTTCACGGAATGTTTTAAGCACTGCCTTGCTCATGTTCTTTTCAACGTACTTTCCAGTAAGCATCATCTCGACATACTTAAGACACAGAACCCCACAACTTACGCTATCCACTTGTTTCAGATTGTTCGATCCATCGTATGGGTAGGAATATATCCATTCTGTGTATTTCCCATCCACATTGCGCTTCTCATAATAGCCAATCTTCTTGAGGATCTGTGGTATAATCCTGCAGATTGGCAAGAAAGCACATTGACGTATATCGAGATGGATATCATCGAACTTGTGCTGATTGGAGTCATATATCTTCAACTCTTGGTCCGTGAAATTCACCAAACAGGTGGCCCAGTGATCGTTGAAGTGAACAATCATGATGAGCTGACATTAAATAACATACATTagtcaaaaaaataaacaatacgACTTACACTTAACTCACTTAGGTATTGACACACTAACCTTCTCAACATCGTTCCATTTCTTGACATACTCCCCCCATCGTGGCTCTTTCCCCACTGCAAACAAGCATAGCCTCTTCATTTGTTCCTCTTGTATGATCTCTTCGCTTTTCGGGTCATATGTTGTGCCTTTCGGATCTTTTCCATGTAATTCATTCCATACTTGGTCTATGGCGGCCTGTGCATTATTATATTTGAGTTGTTATAtactttatattgtaatttcggttggcacttatggcactaatagtgccataagtgccaaccgAAATTCAAAATGTAACCAAGTAATCGATGTtcctcttggcacttatggcactaatagtgccataagtgccaagatgagtagattattatgaaatatatatattacaagaAGAAATTATTAAGTAATTACCGAGAACATTGTGCCTGTGATGGCAATGTTTGCAGGGAATTCAATTCCTTCAAAACCAGCCAACTCTGGTTTTGCTGCTAGCACGGCAAGGTAGGAGTCTATGCTTTGACTGTCTAGCTTTTCGGTAGTCTTCTTTATCAGACCAAACCAATTTTTGTCCACCAGATATGGCAATCCCACATTCCTCCTGGACATATCAATGCATATGAGAATGTTAATTGGAATGATGATACATTAGGCATACATTAGGCAAATCTATTCAATGCTACTTAATTACTTACTGTTCAACTTCTTTGCTCCTCAGGTACCTAATAAAATTTGTTCCTCTGACATCATCACGCCGGAATAGACTTTTACATGCTGCAGATGGCATCCTCATCCTTTTTGGTCTGATTTGCCCCAATTGTTGAGGCGGGGATGCTGTTGCTGCTGCCACTGCTGCAGATGTTCCTGCTTCATGTTGTGCGGTTGCTGGTGCTGCCGCTGCGGCTGATATTCCGGCTTCAATGTCTGCATTTGCTGGTGGTGTGGGTGTTGGTGTTGGTGTTGGCATAGAAGCCGGTGTTCCCCATACTTGGCAGTAAAATCTCTCCTCAGATTCACAGTGCGCCATCCATTCTGCTGTGCTTGCAACCTGGTTTGAAAACAATGATTAGTGTGAGGAATACAATACTAAGCACTAAGAAATTTTAACCTCTTGTGGTGGCCTATATTGCTATCTTTGACGCAATTTGCTAACGACGCAGTCAGCTATGTCATTTATCAGCTCTTCCCGATTGAAATATTCAGCAAATTCAATGCGCGCTCTCTTTGCTGCGCTTTCTCCCACTTTTTCAATAAATTGCTTCATTTCCGAGGCTGTGAATGTCATCACAGCCTCTCCctgctgttgttgttgatgttgcTGTTGTTGATGCTCTTGCTGTTGCTGGTTTCTTCCTTCTCCTTCGCTCTCTATCATTCGTTCTTGAATCATTCTTACCCCCTCATACCTCGCGGCCATTTTCTTTGCTCTCTTCTTGCTGCCATCCGCAGTGGGACTGTACTGCAAAATGAATGGCGTTCCTTCTTCTTCAATAGATGCCCAGTGTTTATCTTGCTTTTCCTCTTCTGTTGGTTTCAGTGAAAAATGAACCTGCACAAGGACCATTTTACTTCATGTTTTTTTGGATTtcctttggcacttatggcacttttAGTGCCATAAATGCCAACAGGAGCAGAACATTATTAAGTATTTTTACCTGTTCGTCAGCTTCCGGTCTCCTGCGATTGTTAGTGTAGGTGAACCTCAGCATCCGGGGGAATACTTTTGAGGGTTTTCTTTGTCCGATATCCTTTCCCAGCTTTGGGAGAGCACAAAACATCCAAGCCTGACAACACAGAATCAAATGAggtaatttagtttttattggGAAAACAGTGTGAATTGAACAATATTTAATGTTACTTACCAAGAAGGCAAGAGTGTTCCCGGCTAGATGATATGATGcatttgctgctgctgctggagtgCTTCTCACCTTGTTGATTGCATGACATGTCATCTGAAATGACATGCTGCCCCATGGGAATTCCTCCCATGCTGTTTTGTCCTCAGATAGCACCCAGAGCCAATCCGGAATTCTGTAATTCGTACCATCATAGCCGAATATCAGATCCGTCACTATTAGCATCTTTGCTGCCTTAACATAGTCCATTTTTTGCTCACCCAAACCTCGGCTCATAAACATCTCCCTCAATTTGTTGGGG comes from Salvia miltiorrhiza cultivar Shanhuang (shh) chromosome 3, IMPLAD_Smil_shh, whole genome shotgun sequence and encodes:
- the LOC131016889 gene encoding uncharacterized protein LOC131016889 is translated as MSRRNVGLPYLVDKNWFGLIKKTTEKLDSQSIDSYLAVLAAKPELAGFEGIEFPANIAITGTMFSAAIDQVWNELHGKDPKGTTYDPKSEEIIQEEQMKRLCLFAVGKEPRWGEYVKKWNDVEKLIMIVHFNDHWATCLVNFTDQELKIYDSNQHKFDDIHLDIRQCAFLPICRIIPQILKKIGYYEKRNVDGKYTEWIYSYPYDGSNNLKQVDSVSCGVLCLKYVEMMLTGKYVEKNMSKAVLKTFREKIAESIYKFSTDPSTFEPLDDEDEQEDAGEGEDDGEGVAAANLRE